A region from the Vicia villosa cultivar HV-30 ecotype Madison, WI linkage group LG3, Vvil1.0, whole genome shotgun sequence genome encodes:
- the LOC131655648 gene encoding probable WRKY transcription factor 41 — translation MGDSKSLIHELLQGLELARKLRIYLNVSSSSSSVHETREVLIHKIISTFEKALEIVNRKGHVNVAESSQQQQQQQQQQHPSVSGALAIRMLDSPPLSSSPRSEDSDRDFKNRDDHNTPRKRNTLPIRWTKQIRVTPGIAVEGPLDDGYSWRKYGQKDILGATHPRGYYRCTHRNIQGCLATKQVQRSDEDPTIFEITYKGNHTCTNGSTSNVTVPIPTMNPNEYQETNVNTNQQLTNLRTGLRVQTENLDFLDQPFAPLIHFHSSHVLESSFAENFNSPATSGMSHFSMSPPSVFPNMASEIVPSATSVANTPTTDLDFPFQQFQFDGENFTFDNSQFFP, via the exons ATGGGAGATTCAAAGAGTTTGATACATGAGTTACTTCAAGGATTGGAGTTAGCAAGAAAGCTTAGAATTTATCTCAAcgtatcttcttcttcttcttccgttCATGAAACACGTGAAGTTTTGATACATAAAATTATATCCACATTCGAAAAGGCTCTTGAAATTGTTAACCGTAAAGGACACGTTAATGTGGCCGAATCatcacaacagcaacaacaacaacaacaacaacaacacccttCTGTCTCAGGAGCACTTGCCATAAGAATGTTGGATTCACCACCTTTAAGCTCTAGTCCACGAAGTGAAGACTCTGATAGAGATTTCAAGAACCGTGATGATCACAATACTCCTAGAAAAAG AAACACTCTACCAATTAGATGGACAAAACAAATTCGAGTTACACCAGGAATAGCAGTGGAAGGTCCTCTTGATGATGGATATAGTTGgagaaaatatggccaaaaagaCATTCTTGGAGCCACACACCCTAG AGGTTATTACAGATGCACTCACAGAAACATTCAAGGTTGTTTGGCAACAAAGCAAGTACAAAGATCCGACGAAGATCCAACCATCTTCGAAATCACTTACAAAGGAAACCACACATGCACAAACGGAAGCACTTCCAATGTGACTGTTCCAATTCCAACCATGAACCCAAATGAATATCAAGAAACAAATGTAAACACAAACCAACAACTAACGAACCTGCGAACAGGTCTAAGAGTCCAGACAGAGAATCTAGATTTCCTCGACCAACCATTTGCTCCACTAATCCATTTCCATTCAAGCCACGTACTTGAAAGTAGCTTTGCTGAAAACTTCAACTCTCCTGCAACTTCTGGAATGAGTCACTTCTCGATGTCGCCGCCGAGTGTGTTCCCGAATATGGCGAGTGAGATTGTTCCATCAGCTACTTCTGTTGCAAATACGCCAACCACTGATTTAGATTTTCCGTTTCAACAGTTTCAATTCGACGGAGAGAACTTCACATTCGATAACTCGCAGTTTTTCCCTTGA